A genomic window from Clostridium aceticum includes:
- a CDS encoding ATP-dependent metallopeptidase FtsH/Yme1/Tma family protein has translation MKKISKKKLMLAIGMFVVILSIISFGIYRQYFYSENPIEVSYGEFLEKIEENQINKVFLMDSPKIKGELKDGQEFITDHPRTDNLKEMLLTADVIVVEVGEQHSVVQVITFIIVIGALAGMAFILSKQGSKQASKEYDKMSSVEFSTQKESTITFANIAGNEEAKENVMELVDFLKNPQKYQRYGARMPKGVILYGPPGTGKTLMAKALASEAGVDFLAVSGSDFVQVYAGLGAGRIRNLFKNAREKGKCVIFIDEIDAIGKKRDRGGLGGSDESDRTLNALLTEMSGFKGSEGIIIMAATNRLDILDEALLRPGRFDRQIEVGLPDLKARQDILKLYTQNRPIATTISIERIAQQTVYFSGAKLENLMNEAAIYAARENASFISEKHVDKAFYTVVAGEEKKDRSNIKESERRITAYHEAGHTIATKLLCPENKVTKVTIIPSTKGAGGFSMNIPPDSMYHKKKDMFHSIKIALAGRAVEEIIFGEENITTGASNDIQKATEILVAMIKQFGMNDEVGMINYDILLGQPGGVDQRLAEICNKEMKRLYEETKVLIEKNIHLVHAVTEELMARETLKEEEINKIIENNKVA, from the coding sequence ATGAAAAAAATAAGCAAAAAAAAGCTAATGCTAGCGATAGGTATGTTCGTTGTTATATTGTCTATTATATCCTTTGGAATTTATAGGCAATATTTTTATTCCGAGAATCCAATAGAAGTGTCTTATGGAGAATTCCTAGAAAAAATTGAAGAAAATCAGATTAATAAGGTATTTCTAATGGATAGTCCTAAAATTAAGGGAGAACTTAAGGATGGACAAGAATTTATTACAGATCATCCTAGGACAGATAATTTAAAAGAAATGTTACTAACAGCAGATGTTATAGTTGTAGAGGTAGGTGAGCAACATTCTGTTGTTCAAGTCATCACTTTCATTATAGTGATTGGGGCATTGGCAGGTATGGCCTTTATCCTTTCTAAGCAAGGTTCAAAGCAAGCTTCAAAGGAATACGACAAAATGTCTTCCGTAGAGTTTTCAACACAAAAAGAATCGACGATTACCTTTGCTAATATTGCAGGAAATGAAGAAGCAAAGGAAAATGTTATGGAATTGGTAGACTTTCTAAAAAACCCACAAAAATATCAACGGTATGGTGCTAGGATGCCTAAAGGGGTAATTTTATACGGGCCTCCCGGTACCGGTAAGACTTTGATGGCAAAAGCTTTAGCAAGTGAAGCTGGCGTTGATTTCTTAGCTGTTTCAGGTTCAGACTTCGTGCAGGTTTATGCAGGTCTTGGGGCTGGAAGAATTAGAAATCTCTTTAAAAATGCTAGAGAAAAAGGAAAATGCGTAATCTTCATTGATGAGATTGATGCCATAGGAAAAAAACGAGACCGTGGTGGTCTTGGAGGCAGTGATGAATCCGACAGAACTTTAAATGCTTTGTTGACAGAAATGTCAGGATTCAAAGGAAGTGAAGGAATTATTATTATGGCTGCTACTAATCGACTAGATATTTTAGACGAAGCACTTTTAAGACCTGGGCGTTTCGATAGGCAAATAGAGGTAGGTTTACCAGATTTAAAGGCGAGACAAGATATTTTGAAACTATACACACAAAATAGACCTATAGCAACTACGATTAGTATTGAAAGAATTGCTCAACAAACAGTTTATTTCAGTGGAGCAAAACTAGAAAATCTAATGAATGAGGCAGCAATTTATGCAGCTAGAGAAAATGCAAGCTTTATCTCAGAAAAACATGTTGATAAGGCCTTTTATACAGTAGTTGCTGGTGAGGAGAAAAAAGATAGAAGTAACATAAAGGAAAGTGAGCGAAGAATTACAGCCTATCATGAAGCAGGTCACACCATTGCTACGAAACTACTATGCCCTGAAAACAAGGTGACGAAGGTAACCATTATACCAAGTACTAAGGGGGCAGGAGGATTCAGTATGAATATTCCTCCTGATAGTATGTATCACAAGAAAAAGGATATGTTTCATAGCATTAAAATTGCCCTTGCTGGCCGTGCTGTAGAAGAGATTATTTTCGGAGAAGAAAATATTACTACAGGGGCAAGTAATGATATTCAAAAAGCTACAGAAATCTTAGTGGCTATGATTAAACAATTTGGTATGAATGACGAAGTAGGTATGATCAACTATGATATCCTGTTGGGGCAGCCTGGAGGGGTTGACCAGAGATTGGCTGAGATATGTAACAAGGAAATGAAGAGGCTGTATGAAGAGACAAAAGTACTGATAGAAAAAAACATTCATTTAGTACATGCAGTTACAGAAGAACTGATGGCAAGGGAAACATTAAAAGAAGAAGAAATTAATAAAATCATTGAAAACAACAAGGTAGCTTAG
- the glp gene encoding gephyrin-like molybdotransferase Glp — MELLSTLTMKEAREKIKEVFADLVLMMEEIPILEALNCIIYEDIKATINVPEFNRSTVDGYAVIAKDTYGASDALPSFLTSIGEVAMGKPTELVLQSGQCCYVPTGGMLPQNSDAVVMIEYTEVLEDNTVCVQSAVAPKENILQFGEDVSKGQVIFQKGHKLRPQDIGVLAGMGITKVNVYKKPRVSIISTGDEIVAPEEEAQLGQIKDMNTYSIATAAMKDHCEVMGMAVVKDDLEQLKEKIEEFLETSDIVLISGGSSMGTKDVTKDAINAIGDPGVFIHGLAVKPGKPTIVGKVKSKAVFGLPGQPVSALVVYQTLVTYLIKNLYGDKGPVPYITGELAVNIASAPGREHYVMVRVCEEDGKTIVSPVHGKSGMLTMMTKSMGYVKIDTNQEGLLKGENVKVYLF, encoded by the coding sequence ATGGAACTATTAAGTACATTAACGATGAAGGAAGCCCGCGAGAAGATCAAGGAGGTTTTTGCAGATTTAGTTTTAATGATGGAAGAAATTCCTATTTTAGAAGCTTTGAATTGTATTATTTATGAAGATATCAAAGCTACCATCAATGTTCCTGAATTTAATAGGTCAACAGTTGATGGTTATGCTGTTATTGCAAAGGATACTTATGGAGCCAGCGATGCTCTGCCTAGCTTTTTAACCAGCATTGGTGAAGTAGCTATGGGTAAACCTACAGAGCTTGTTCTTCAATCTGGTCAATGTTGTTATGTGCCTACTGGAGGAATGTTGCCCCAAAATAGTGATGCTGTAGTGATGATAGAATATACAGAGGTATTGGAAGATAATACTGTATGTGTTCAAAGTGCTGTTGCTCCAAAGGAAAATATTTTGCAATTTGGAGAAGATGTCAGCAAAGGACAAGTAATTTTTCAAAAAGGACATAAATTAAGACCACAGGATATAGGTGTTTTAGCAGGAATGGGTATTACCAAGGTAAATGTCTATAAAAAACCTAGAGTGAGTATTATCTCTACAGGGGATGAAATCGTTGCACCAGAGGAAGAAGCACAACTAGGTCAGATTAAGGACATGAATACATATAGTATAGCTACGGCTGCCATGAAGGACCATTGTGAAGTGATGGGTATGGCGGTTGTGAAGGATGATTTAGAGCAATTAAAGGAAAAAATAGAGGAGTTTTTAGAAACAAGTGATATTGTATTGATTTCTGGTGGAAGTTCTATGGGAACAAAGGATGTCACAAAGGATGCCATCAATGCTATTGGAGATCCGGGAGTGTTTATCCATGGCTTGGCTGTAAAGCCAGGAAAACCTACTATTGTAGGAAAAGTAAAGAGTAAAGCAGTTTTTGGACTACCGGGACAACCTGTGTCAGCTTTAGTTGTGTATCAAACCTTAGTAACTTACTTAATTAAAAATCTTTATGGAGATAAAGGTCCTGTTCCTTACATAACAGGGGAGTTGGCGGTAAATATTGCATCTGCTCCTGGAAGGGAACATTATGTGATGGTAAGAGTTTGTGAGGAAGATGGAAAAACAATCGTATCACCTGTTCATGGAAAATCAGGTATGCTAACTATGATGACAAAATCTATGGGGTATGTAAAAATTGATACAAATCAAGAGGGACTGTTAAAAGGGGAAAACGTTAAGGTTTATTTATTCTAA
- a CDS encoding molybdopterin biosynthesis protein, with the protein MGKDTRNIYLTNIPLEEAQKQYFTHFEMDKVFTKTEVVPVIEALDRVTVKPLFAKKSSPSYNAAAMDGVAVIAEKTYGATESAPAQLKLGEDFVFTNTGGCLRDPYDAVIMIEDIVEIDKDTIEIYAAAKPWQHVRPIGEDIVEGEMILSANHKIRPMDIGALLAGQLPEVEVYKKPMVGIIPTGSEIIEVSQELQIGKIIESNSRMFAAMVEQYGGAPNRYSIVRDDYDLIKETIRSAAKENDIVIINAGSSAGSEDYTVNVLREIGEVVIHGVATKPGKPVILAIVDGKPVIGIPGYPVSAYFVFEFFLKPLLFRYNRQTLSEGQKIKATLTRRIVSSLKHEEYIRLKLGKVKDKMIATPLERGAGVTMSLVKADGILVVPQQTEGYEAGTEVEVTLLKPQEEIHHTIVSIGSHDLVMDLLANKLHKENPEIFLSSAHVGSMGGIMSMKKGEGHMAPIHLLEESTGEYNAAYVERYLKGEDMALIKFVKRSQGLMVQKGNPKNIQGIDDLTREEVQFVNRQRGAGTRILLDYYLNKRGIEASKVNGYDREMTTHMAVAAAVASGSADCGLGVYSAAKSMDVDFIPIDWEDYDLLIPQKELKSKEILKLIEVMKSEDFLKLVEELGGYDTKNTGEIVTI; encoded by the coding sequence ATGGGAAAAGATACAAGAAATATTTATTTAACCAACATTCCTTTAGAGGAAGCACAGAAACAATATTTTACACACTTTGAAATGGATAAGGTTTTTACTAAAACCGAAGTAGTGCCAGTAATAGAGGCACTGGATCGCGTAACGGTAAAGCCTCTGTTTGCTAAAAAATCTTCCCCTAGCTATAATGCTGCTGCTATGGATGGGGTAGCTGTAATTGCAGAAAAAACCTATGGTGCTACTGAAAGTGCTCCTGCACAGTTGAAGTTAGGGGAGGATTTTGTTTTTACTAATACAGGAGGCTGTTTAAGAGATCCCTATGATGCGGTGATTATGATTGAAGATATTGTGGAAATCGATAAAGATACCATTGAAATATATGCTGCGGCAAAGCCTTGGCAACATGTTCGACCTATAGGAGAGGATATTGTTGAAGGTGAGATGATTCTTTCAGCAAACCATAAAATCAGACCTATGGATATTGGAGCACTTTTAGCTGGACAGCTTCCAGAGGTAGAAGTATACAAAAAACCGATGGTAGGTATCATACCTACTGGCTCAGAGATCATAGAGGTATCTCAAGAACTTCAAATAGGAAAAATTATCGAGTCCAACTCTAGGATGTTTGCTGCTATGGTAGAGCAGTATGGGGGGGCGCCAAACAGATATTCTATTGTAAGGGATGACTATGATTTAATTAAGGAAACAATTCGTAGTGCTGCAAAGGAAAATGATATTGTGATTATCAATGCTGGATCTTCTGCTGGTTCTGAGGACTATACAGTAAATGTTCTTAGAGAAATCGGCGAAGTAGTAATCCATGGGGTAGCTACAAAGCCAGGGAAACCAGTTATTTTAGCTATAGTAGATGGAAAACCAGTGATTGGTATTCCCGGATACCCAGTATCTGCCTATTTTGTTTTTGAATTTTTCTTAAAACCACTACTTTTTAGATACAATAGACAAACCTTATCAGAGGGTCAAAAAATAAAAGCAACTTTGACTAGAAGAATTGTTTCTTCCTTAAAGCATGAAGAATATATTCGTCTAAAACTAGGAAAGGTAAAAGATAAGATGATAGCAACACCACTGGAGCGGGGAGCTGGTGTTACCATGTCTTTAGTAAAGGCAGATGGTATATTAGTGGTACCTCAGCAGACAGAGGGCTATGAAGCTGGTACAGAGGTGGAGGTTACTTTGCTGAAACCTCAGGAAGAAATTCATCATACCATTGTATCTATAGGCAGTCATGATCTTGTGATGGACTTGCTGGCAAACAAGCTTCATAAAGAAAACCCTGAGATATTTTTATCTTCAGCCCATGTAGGTAGTATGGGGGGGATTATGTCCATGAAAAAAGGAGAAGGACATATGGCACCTATACACTTGCTGGAGGAAAGCACAGGAGAGTATAATGCAGCCTATGTGGAACGTTATTTAAAGGGTGAAGATATGGCTTTGATTAAATTTGTAAAGAGAAGCCAAGGATTAATGGTGCAAAAAGGTAATCCTAAAAATATTCAAGGAATAGATGATTTGACAAGAGAAGAGGTTCAGTTTGTTAACAGGCAAAGAGGTGCTGGAACAAGAATACTTTTAGACTATTATTTAAATAAAAGAGGTATAGAAGCTTCAAAGGTCAATGGCTATGATAGAGAAATGACTACCCATATGGCGGTGGCGGCAGCGGTGGCCAGTGGTTCTGCAGATTGTGGCTTAGGTGTATATTCTGCGGCAAAATCTATGGATGTGGATTTTATTCCTATTGATTGGGAAGACTATGATTTGCTTATTCCTCAAAAAGAGCTAAAAAGCAAGGAGATTCTTAAGCTTATTGAGGTAATGAAGAGCGAAGATTTCTTAAAGCTGGTTGAGGAACTGGGAGGCTATGATACAAAAAATACAGGTGAGATAGTAACAATCTAA
- a CDS encoding MOSC domain-containing protein — translation MAKVVAINISQKKGEKKIPVEKAVFIENFGIEGDAHAGDWHRQVSLLAEESADKIRAAGMPEIKEGDFAENITTHGIEVSKLPIGTKLRIGETIQEVTQIGKECHQHCAIYHQVGDCVMPREGIFTKVLKGGVVAAGDSIEVID, via the coding sequence ATGGCAAAAGTAGTAGCGATTAACATCAGTCAAAAAAAGGGAGAGAAGAAAATTCCCGTTGAAAAGGCAGTATTTATTGAAAATTTTGGTATAGAAGGAGATGCTCATGCAGGAGACTGGCATAGGCAAGTAAGTCTTTTAGCTGAGGAAAGTGCTGATAAAATCAGAGCAGCAGGTATGCCAGAGATTAAAGAAGGTGATTTTGCTGAAAATATCACCACACATGGCATCGAGGTAAGTAAACTTCCTATTGGTACAAAGCTAAGGATCGGTGAAACGATACAGGAAGTTACTCAAATCGGTAAGGAATGTCATCAACACTGTGCTATTTATCATCAAGTTGGAGACTGTGTTATGCCTCGAGAAGGGATTTTTACTAAAGTTCTAAAGGGTGGGGTAGTAGCTGCTGGGGACAGCATAGAAGTTATAGATTAA
- the polX gene encoding DNA polymerase/3'-5' exonuclease PolX: protein MDKKEVSKVLEEIGILLEIQGENPFKTRAYFNGARIIELLREDIKILVEENRLGEIKGIGKALQEKISELVMTGRLQYYEELKSQIPEGVFDLLKVPGLGPKKVKLLYSELAIKNLGELEYACLENRLLHLKGFGEKTQNKMLEGIDHLKKYRGQHLVSTGMLFSKPILEKLQNHKEIIRVSVAGSIRRKKELIKDIDIIGSCLQDKREEIMEDFTSFEEIERVITKGNTKSSVLLTSGINVDLRLVEDEEYPTALHHFTGSKEHNTAIRHRAKNLGLKVNEYGIFRDDDRIKVQDEESFFQVLQLQYIPPELRENDGEIKAAEAGQIPELIDLKDVKGVFHVHSSYSDGVNSIEELVKVAIDKGFQYVGISDHSKTAVYANGLKEKAIEKQHEEIQQLREKYPQIKIFKGIESDILPDGSLDYDDEILSSFDYIIGSIHSHFNMDREAMTNRMKRAVENKYLTILGHPTGRLLLSRKAYDLDIEAIIEACSINKVAIEINSNPHRLDLDWRMCKYAKEKGVRLVIEPDAHRISGFDDVVYGIGIARKGWLEAKDVLNCKEAEEVSKLFNK from the coding sequence ATGGATAAAAAAGAAGTCAGTAAAGTTTTAGAAGAAATAGGTATTTTACTAGAAATACAAGGAGAAAATCCCTTTAAGACGAGAGCATATTTTAATGGTGCTAGAATAATAGAGCTTCTACGAGAGGATATAAAAATTTTAGTAGAAGAAAACAGACTAGGGGAGATCAAGGGTATAGGAAAGGCTTTGCAGGAAAAAATATCAGAACTTGTCATGACAGGCAGGCTGCAATACTATGAGGAATTAAAATCACAAATTCCTGAAGGTGTATTTGATTTGCTTAAAGTACCAGGTCTGGGGCCTAAAAAAGTAAAGCTTTTATATAGCGAATTAGCTATCAAAAACTTGGGAGAGCTAGAGTATGCATGCTTAGAAAATCGTCTTCTTCATCTAAAGGGTTTCGGAGAAAAGACACAAAATAAGATGCTAGAGGGGATTGACCACTTAAAAAAATATAGAGGTCAACATTTAGTATCTACAGGGATGCTTTTTAGCAAACCAATTTTAGAAAAACTACAAAACCACAAAGAAATCATAAGGGTAAGTGTAGCAGGAAGCATAAGAAGAAAAAAAGAATTGATTAAAGATATTGATATCATTGGCAGTTGTCTGCAAGACAAAAGAGAAGAGATCATGGAGGATTTTACTTCCTTTGAAGAAATAGAAAGGGTAATAACTAAGGGAAATACGAAATCCAGTGTACTTTTAACCTCGGGGATCAATGTAGATTTAAGGCTAGTGGAGGATGAGGAATATCCCACAGCACTACATCACTTTACCGGCAGCAAAGAACACAATACAGCCATACGACATAGAGCAAAAAATTTAGGGCTAAAGGTAAATGAATACGGTATTTTTCGGGATGATGATAGAATAAAGGTACAGGATGAGGAAAGTTTCTTTCAGGTATTGCAGCTGCAATATATTCCCCCAGAACTGAGGGAAAATGATGGAGAAATAAAGGCAGCAGAAGCAGGCCAGATCCCTGAATTAATTGACTTGAAAGATGTTAAGGGAGTATTTCATGTACATAGCAGTTATAGTGATGGAGTAAATTCTATTGAAGAGCTAGTAAAGGTAGCTATAGATAAAGGATTTCAATACGTCGGTATATCAGATCATAGTAAAACAGCTGTCTATGCTAATGGACTCAAGGAAAAAGCCATAGAAAAACAGCATGAAGAGATTCAGCAGTTAAGAGAAAAATATCCGCAAATTAAAATATTTAAAGGGATTGAATCAGATATTCTTCCAGATGGGTCCTTGGACTATGATGATGAAATATTGTCCAGCTTTGATTATATTATTGGTTCCATCCACTCTCACTTTAATATGGATAGAGAAGCTATGACCAATCGGATGAAAAGGGCTGTAGAAAACAAATATTTAACCATTTTAGGCCATCCAACAGGAAGGTTGTTGCTGTCTAGGAAAGCCTATGACCTGGATATAGAAGCTATCATCGAAGCTTGTAGCATCAATAAGGTTGCCATTGAAATTAACAGCAATCCCCATAGATTGGACTTAGACTGGAGAATGTGCAAATATGCTAAGGAAAAAGGGGTAAGACTGGTGATTGAACCAGATGCCCACAGAATTTCTGGTTTTGACGATGTTGTCTATGGCATCG